The DNA sequence CCGTgcgcgaaacgaatcgaacgacAGCATCGTTCGCATTATGTTTACCCTGGTCTGTTGGCTTCCATCTTGGAAGGCAATGGTCGTGCCGGACATCCACGCTTGCGCGCATACAACGGCCTCGGTTCCCCTACTTTCGTTTATGTAACATCGACTGCACTCTAAactctgttttttttcttttttcttttttaattattataatcttttttttttttgtagtttctttttgtatattcGTTTTAAGGTGTGTACGTGCTACGATTATTACGTTGTTACGAGTTGGTGGCGACTACGCCGCACGGATCCTTTATTATCAAAGAAGTCGCAGACGATAGGTGAAAAAAGTCTTTAGAGGAAAATaggttttgtttgtttgtttttcatccattttcttttttttttcttttttttttttagtaaattgaCAAGTAGATAGAATCGTGTGTAGAATCTAATCGACGGACGGGACGGGGCCATACGAGTATATTTCCCCCGTCGATTCCCTCTTGGTTCCTACCGTGTATCCGTGTGTCTGTGTGTCTGTATGTTTCGTGTGTTGCAGGTTCGACCGGTTCCCGAgtcgattattattaaacgtcgAAGCCTTGTTGGTTTCTCCGTCCGTGGTACTCGAGAACGAACAGCCCCGGACGGGCCGTTCCATTCGAAGCTTCATCCTTCGGAGCTGTTTCATCGTCGAGTGCCCTCTACCGGACGAGATACGTATCCGTCCTTGGTCTCTGTTTATCGGACTCCAtcagcaaaagaaaaaaagtagcaTGGACGAATGTGATCAATCGACCATCCCCGCGAAACCTTCCCAGACTGAGCGATCCATCGTCCTCGTCTCGCGTCGTCTTGCTGTCCCGTTGTCCATCCGGTCGCCAATTACGAGCTTGTACAGCGCGGAAGGAAAGAAACCCTTTTGCGCATCTTCTCTTCGATAGAATTCACGGACGAGTCCGCGTCCCAATCCTCGCTCTCAATGCTCTACCGTCAACGTAGCCGCGTGCTGGCACTTTCGACCTTGGTTATCCTCGACGTGCACGGCGTACGTCGACGACAAACGTCATCGTCGAGTCTCCGGTCCACGAGAACACAAACGAGTCGCGCGTTGCTTCTCCGTCGACGTTTCTTCTCCACCGTAACCGTCCAACATTCTAAACTCTCCACATCACAAATACGTCACTGTTATCCGGGTACCCAGTTCGAATCCCGTATCGTACCAGTCCACTGGTCCGCGAGCGCGCTCCTTCAAAGAGGCTCTCCCCGTCTGGTGGCCATCTTGGCAGCCCTGGAAGCCAAAGCGCCCAATGAGCACACGAGACCCGTCAGGGTCTCCCAGAAAGTGGTCCTACGTCTTTTGTGCGCTGCCTGACCGACGTACCCCAAATAATAGCCGGCGTAATGGTCGTTTCCACGTTCCGAGGCGCTGTCCGATCTGCCCACGCTGGACCGGGCCGACTTCGGTTGCTGGAAGATGCTGCGTCGGTGCTCCTGGTTCTGATCGACGCTCTGCCGCGGGGAACCGTCGCTGTACCTTTGCTGGCACTGTTGCGCCTCCTCGTAGAGGTGTTGCTGGAGCTGGACGTTGCTCAGCCGTCGGTCCATCATCCTGACCAGATTCTGGTGGACGCGACGATCGTTCTCTTGCACGATCGGCAATTGTCGTCTGCAACCGGCGGCTGGCAGCTCGTTCATTTGTTCCACTTGTCAGGCGTATTCGGTGTCCGTGGACGCGGATCTCTCGAGATGCGCCTGATGGCCACCGTGATGCTGTTGGttctgctgttgctgttgctgttgcgcTTCAGCGTACGCCAGGCTCTTCTGGTAGCTGAACAACTGCCTCTCTAGACTGTAATTCTCCCCCTGGAGCGAGGCTATCTCGCGTCTCATTTGCTGATTGTGTATGCGACAGACGTCGTCGTACTTGTGGTAGGTCGCCTGGAACAGTAGGTGGCTCTCGTTCCACTCTAGGCGAATCCTCAGCTGACCCTTGTCCGTGAGGTAGGGACAGTGGTTTTCCTTCACCTCGTTCGTGTCCAGGTTTGTTTCCATGATGATTCCTTCGTCCGTAGACTCTTGAGCGTAGTAACGACTGAACGGGGCTCCTGGGAGGCTGGTCGCCACGGTGCTGGGCTCCTCCTCCCTGAGCAGGTAGGCCGACCAGCTCACGTACCTGTCGacgcaaaaataaaattggattttttAAACGGCGAGTTTCTCACAAAACGATCAACATAAACTCTAACTTAGCTCCTTTGTTTTCAGGTTCCATTAGGAAATACAAACCTCAAGTGATTCCGAGGAACGTTGTGGATATCCTTGTACACCAAGTGCAGCCTGACGGTGTCCGAGTGCAGATCGGCGCGAATGGTCCAGGCCTGCTTGTCCCGATCGTAGCAAGGAATGGCAGGGAGCACGGCAGGTCCTCGTGCTTGAACCGCCACCTCGCAGATGGTCCTAGCCTCGACCATCTCTAGCGACACTCGCACAGCTCCTTTGTGCGAGACTTCCGACCACCTGACGCGGGGATGCCAGCCGAAACCGCGTCCTTCCTCGTCTGAAAGATCCTCTATCTGGCCAGAGTCGATCCTACGATCACCCTCGCCAAGGGTGACGCTGTACCGGACTCTGCAGCGGTGGTCGAAGCCCCTCAGTCTCATCAGATAGACGCTCACGCCGCTGTCGTGGCCGCGGTAACCCTCAGGCTCCTTGTTCCCATGGGGATAAATGACCAGGTTCCAATCGAACCCCCCGAAAGCGAAGCAATCGGTCTCCAGCTTATTGGGCTTCGATTGTCCAGTGGGAAACGTGCTGCTGGGCATCTTAAGGTCTGTCATGTAGACGGTTCTCACGTTCGACATCGTCAGTTCCAGCTGGAACTCGCCGTTCGTGTCTGCGAAGTTGCGGTTGTACAGATCCGATACGGGGATGTAGTTTCGGTTGCCTTGGGCTGGGGCCTCGTAGGTGAACTTGACACGCTTACCCGAGAAGCCCTCGTTCATCGAAAAGTGCTCTCTGTTGAGCAAGGTGAACGTGAAGTCCACATAGACCCGCAGATTTCTCGATGCACCTCGCCATACCAGGTACGCGCCCAGAACCTTGGAGAACAGACAAGCTTTCGTCTTAGATTTTTCTTAGGTGTCTGTTACTACAGTGACTTCTAGATTCAATTTCATTAggatgaaaatgaagaaattagcAAGTTTTTAGGACTTCGAACCCTATATACTCGGTAGTACCAATGTACAGCAGATTTTAAGCGCCATATCTAACGAAACAGTTCCCTTTATCGACCCCAGATGGCGCCACCAAATCCGTATACCGACCCTGTACAAACAGCAACGTTGTCTCTACTAAAAATCTGGAAATCAGCGTGTCTTTTTTACAAATCcaatcgaaatttcatttagttTCAACTTATATAGTCGCTCTACTATGGATCGTTTCGATACTCGTAGCCCATCCTGTACGTACCGATAACCAAACGCGCCGTTCATCGATCCTGGCTTCGCCTTTATTTCCTGGTCACACGTTCGTGAACCGAGATTGCGAGATTTTATTCTCGATAGTGGATTATCGCTGGCGGGTTCATTAATTTCCCGATAATATCGCTATTCAATTACCGAGTTAATCGCAGCGTATTTTGGTACGCGAGACGCGCCGCGTTTCCGTTCGTATTTACAAAAGCAGACGGCGTTCGCGCTAATTGAATTTAAGCATCGACACGGTCGATTGATTTTCCGAGTTCATTCCGCGCGATGGCGATTTAATAAACACGTTCGCGCATACTTTCGATCGATTGGTTTGCATACGCGATGGAGAACGTTAATCTACGCCGTGGTAAAAGTGAGAATAGCGTGACCTCCGGTAAGAGATTGCGAAGGACAATGACCTCTCTGTGTAGCGAGAGATTACTGTTTTATTTGCTTCAATTACCTTGTTTCCACGCGAGAACGCGACGGACCATCGTTGGAAGCCGCAGACGAGTTCCTTGCTAGTGACGTCTCTTTCGGGATCGCGTACCACGCTCCTGGTGACGACGAAAGAGAAGACCCGCGTGCCACTGCTGTCAGGCAGCTGCGCGAATCTGTAGAGCAGAGCCATCACCGCATCTC is a window from the Hylaeus volcanicus isolate JK05 chromosome 7, UHH_iyHylVolc1.0_haploid, whole genome shotgun sequence genome containing:
- the LOC128879995 gene encoding uncharacterized protein LOC128879995; this translates as MALLYRFAQLPDSSGTRVFSFVVTRSVVRDPERDVTSKELVCGFQRWSVAFSRGNKVLGAYLVWRGASRNLRVYVDFTFTLLNREHFSMNEGFSGKRVKFTYEAPAQGNRNYIPVSDLYNRNFADTNGEFQLELTMSNVRTVYMTDLKMPSSTFPTGQSKPNKLETDCFAFGGFDWNLVIYPHGNKEPEGYRGHDSGVSVYLMRLRGFDHRCRVRYSVTLGEGDRRIDSGQIEDLSDEEGRGFGWHPRVRWSEVSHKGAVRVSLEMVEARTICEVAVQARGPAVLPAIPCYDRDKQAWTIRADLHSDTVRLHLVYKDIHNVPRNHLRYVSWSAYLLREEEPSTVATSLPGAPFSRYYAQESTDEGIIMETNLDTNEVKENHCPYLTDKGQLRIRLEWNESHLLFQATYHKYDDVCRIHNQQMRREIASLQGENYSLERQLFSYQKSLAYAEAQQQQQQQNQQHHGGHQAHLERSASTDTEYA